In Verrucomicrobiota bacterium, the sequence CGGTGCGCACGGCGCTTGAACTCATCGCCGGTTGCGCGGTGCTGCCGCCCCGCCGCATGAGCAAAGACCGGCCGCGCGGCAGCGCAGCCCTACCGGGTTCATGGCAAGCCTCGACGACCTCTCAGGCTCTCTTGCGATACGCCTCCGCGAGCAGCGTGATCGGATGCGCGACACGCAACGCCATCCCGCGCCGTCTGGCCCCGTTGATGATCTGGAGCAAACAGCCGGGATTGCCGGTCGCGACCACTTCGGCGCCGGTGCTGCGGATGTGATCGAGCTTGCGGTCCAGAAGGTCCGTGGCCATCTCCGGCTGGATGAGATTGTAGATGCCCGCGCTGCCGCAGCACCAGGTGCTTTCCGGGAGTTCGATCAGTTTGAGGTTGGGAATGGCGCGCAAGACCTGGCGCGGTTGCGCCGTGATTTTCTGGCCGTGGCAGAGATGACACGCTTCGTGATACGTCACGTTCTGCAACGGAAGGCCGTTGGGCGCCGGAGAGTCGATGCCGATGTGCGCGAGCCATTCATGAATGTCTTTCACTTTCGCGTCCCAACGTTCCGCGCGCGCAAGATAGACAGGATCGTCGTGAAGAAGCTTCGCGTAATGCTTCAGATGCGAGCCGCAGCCCGCCGCGTTCGTAATGATCGCGTCGTATTCCTCTGGAGGAAACTGGTCGATTTGCTTGCGAGCCAGTTGTTGCGCCAGTTCCCATTCGCCGTTGTGCGCGTGGAGCGAGCCGCAACACATTTGCTCCGGTGGCGTCGCGACTTCGCAGCCGTTGTGGGCCAGCACTTCCGCCGTGTCGCGGTTGATGTTGCTGAAGATCAAATCCTGCGCGCACCCCGTCAGCAGGGCCACACGGAAGCGGCGCTTCCCGCGCGCCGGCGTGACGGGTTCGATCAGATCGGCGGAGAAACGGGGTTGAATCGACGGTGTCATCGCCTCCAGTTCGCGCAGCCGCCGGGGAAGCAACTTCAGCAGGCCGCTTCGGCGCAAGAAAGTTTGCACGCCGAGCCGTTGAGAGAGGCGGAGTGCAAGGCCGACCCATTGCAGGCGGTTCAAATCCAT encodes:
- a CDS encoding (Fe-S)-binding protein — its product is MHCGLCLPTCPTYDATKLERNSPRGRIALMRAIADDQLEPSRAFAEEMYFCLGCLACMTACPAGVNYAELFEHARAEAESSGVLQSPRRSLIRNFTLRWLFMDLNRLQWVGLALRLSQRLGVQTFLRRSGLLKLLPRRLRELEAMTPSIQPRFSADLIEPVTPARGKRRFRVALLTGCAQDLIFSNINRDTAEVLAHNGCEVATPPEQMCCGSLHAHNGEWELAQQLARKQIDQFPPEEYDAIITNAAGCGSHLKHYAKLLHDDPVYLARAERWDAKVKDIHEWLAHIGIDSPAPNGLPLQNVTYHEACHLCHGQKITAQPRQVLRAIPNLKLIELPESTWCCGSAGIYNLIQPEMATDLLDRKLDHIRSTGAEVVATGNPGCLLQIINGARRRGMALRVAHPITLLAEAYRKRA